Proteins co-encoded in one Brassica oleracea var. oleracea cultivar TO1000 chromosome C4, BOL, whole genome shotgun sequence genomic window:
- the LOC106340887 gene encoding uncharacterized protein LOC106340887 — translation MSLYQTLCFLLILSLCHGSHSVQPRRAPHLDGLLPNGNFEHIPPKSNMKGRQIIGAHSLPHWEISGHVELVSGGPQPGGFHFAVPRGVHAVRLGSLASISQDVKVNRGFVYSITFGATRSCAQDENIKVSVPGQADELPIQTVFSSDGGDTYAWAFMAMSDVVKITFHNPGVQEDRTCGPLVDVVAIKEMLPLGYNRGGNLVKNGGFEIGPHVFANYSIGILIPARIQDLISPLPGWIVESLKPVKYIDNRHFKVPSGLAAVELVAGRESAIAQIIRTDAGKAYILSFTVGDAQNGCHGSMTVEAFAGKEPFKLSFVSEGKGVFKTGHFRFVADSDRTRLTFYSAFYHTKLNDFGHLCGPVLDSVVVLPAH, via the exons ATGTCTCTCTATCAGACTCTTTGCTTTCTTCTCATCCTCTCTCTCTGCCATGGTTCTCACAGCGTCCAACCACGTCGGGCTCCTCATCTTGATG GGCTTCTCCCAAATGGCAACTTTGAGCACATCCCTCCCAAATCGAACATGAAGGGTCGACAAATAATCGGCGCACACTCTCTCCCTCACTGGGAAATCTCCGGCCACGTGGAGCTAGTCTCCGGTGGGCCTCAGCCCGGAGGATTCCATTTTGCGGTCCCACGTGGGGTCCACGCTGTAAGACTAGGAAGCTTAGCTTCCATCTCTCAAGACGTTAAAGTGAATCGTGGTTTTGTCTACTCTATAACGTTTGGAGCCACTAGGAGTTGCGCTCAGGACGAGAACATCAAAGTCTCTGTGCCGGGTCAGGCCGACGAGCTTCCCATCCAGACCGTGTTTAGCTCAGACGGTGGTGACACTTACGCGTGGGCTTTCATGGCAATGTCGGATGTGGTCAAAATCACTTTCCATAACCCTGGTGTTCAAGAAGACCGTACTTGTGGACCCCTCGTAGATGTTGTCGCTATCAAAGAGATGCTTCCTCTCGGGTACAACAGAG GAGGAAACTTAGTGAAAAACGGAGGCTTCGAGATCGGTCCACACGTGTTCGCTAACTACTCTATCGGAATCTTGATTCCGGCAAGAATCCAAGACCTTATCTCTCCACTTCCGGGGTGGATCGTCGAGTCCTTAAAACCGGTGAAGTATATCGACAACCGTCACTTCAAGGTTCCGTCTGGACTCGCCGCCGTTGAGCTTGTTGCCGGAAGAGAAAGTGCAATCGCTCAGATCATCCGTACCGACGCCGGGAAGGCATACATTCTCTCGTTCACGGTGGGAGACGCGCAAAACGGCTGCCACGGGTCGATGACGGTGGAGGCGTTTGCTGGAAAAGAACCGTTTAAGCTTTCTTTCGTGTCGGAAGGTAAGGGAGTTTTCAAAACCGGACATTTTAGGTTTGTTGCGGATTCGGACCGTACTAGGCTAACGTTCTATAGTGCGT